One window of bacterium genomic DNA carries:
- a CDS encoding 3-oxoacyl-ACP reductase family protein, whose product MDLGLRDRVVVVTGATGGIGGQIARRFLAEGSRVALVDRAAPAGVPAEGGRTISVTCDVGRADDVARMTAKVLDAFGRIDALVNGAGVLTWKPLLELDEREWDRMMDVNLKGTFLCCKAVAPGMVARRFGKIVNIASGLGHTPSVEVGHYAASKAGVIALTKTLALELAPHRINVNGVAPGIVDTPLIAPRRTRDELVQVGAHIPLGRVGQPDDIAKVVVLLASSATEYMTGQTLFINGGALMP is encoded by the coding sequence ATGGATCTCGGATTGCGCGATCGCGTGGTGGTGGTGACGGGGGCGACGGGCGGAATCGGCGGCCAGATCGCGCGCCGGTTCCTGGCGGAGGGGAGCCGCGTGGCGCTGGTGGATCGCGCCGCGCCCGCGGGCGTGCCGGCGGAGGGCGGGCGGACGATCTCGGTCACCTGTGACGTGGGTCGCGCGGACGATGTCGCGCGCATGACCGCGAAGGTCCTCGACGCGTTTGGGCGGATCGACGCGCTGGTCAACGGGGCCGGCGTGCTGACCTGGAAACCGCTGCTCGAGCTCGACGAGCGCGAGTGGGACCGGATGATGGACGTCAACCTGAAGGGAACGTTCCTGTGCTGCAAGGCCGTTGCGCCGGGCATGGTCGCGCGCCGCTTTGGAAAGATCGTGAACATCGCCTCCGGCCTGGGGCACACCCCATCGGTCGAAGTGGGGCACTACGCGGCGTCGAAGGCCGGCGTGATCGCCCTGACCAAGACCCTCGCGCTGGAGCTCGCGCCTCATCGGATCAACGTCAACGGCGTCGCGCCCGGGATCGTGGACACCCCGCTCATTGCCCCGCGGCGCACCCGCGACGAACTGGTGCAGGTGGGCGCCCACATCCCCCTGGGGCGGGTCGGTCAGCCCGACGACATCGCCAAGGTCGTCGTGCTGCTCGCATCCTCCGCGACGGAGTACATGACGGGGCAAACCCTGTTCATCAACGGCGGAGCGTTGATGCCGTGA
- a CDS encoding DUF1116 domain-containing protein, giving the protein MSGRADGVAAGGAAAAPRQPNREAVERLLAGHPFLVDVRPAIEVVPGMRADLVLHAGPPLAWDEMVPPMRAAVQGALVHAGLCRTIEDAGRLAAGGGVRFASAHDHGVVGPMAGIVVSTMPVFVVRNETYGNLAFATINEGLGRVLRFGANDVDVLTRLAWIRDVLAPALRGALRRSGPIDLRQLIVEALHRGDECHNRNKAATALFLKVVAPHLARAVAGGVAADCFEFIGGNDHFFLNLSIAHSKALTDAVPSIPGSGFVTAMAGNGVRFGLRVAGLGRAWVTAPPDPPVGRWFEGFTEADGVPLMGDSYVSEVVGIGAFAMAAAPAIAGFIGGKASEMIAHASRMYAITEVEHPLFTVPGLDFRGTPCGIDVARVVATGIAPILNTGVAGRRPGIGQIGAGIATAPLACFREAQALLGNRAEASVDGP; this is encoded by the coding sequence GTGAGCGGCCGCGCAGATGGCGTAGCGGCCGGCGGGGCGGCCGCCGCCCCTCGGCAGCCGAACCGAGAGGCCGTAGAGCGCCTGCTGGCCGGACACCCGTTTCTCGTGGATGTGCGTCCGGCGATCGAGGTGGTGCCGGGGATGCGCGCCGACCTCGTGCTGCACGCCGGCCCGCCGCTGGCATGGGACGAAATGGTCCCGCCGATGCGCGCCGCGGTGCAGGGCGCGCTCGTGCATGCGGGCCTGTGCCGGACGATCGAGGACGCGGGGCGTCTAGCGGCGGGGGGCGGCGTACGCTTCGCGTCCGCCCACGACCACGGCGTGGTGGGGCCGATGGCCGGCATCGTCGTCTCCACGATGCCCGTGTTCGTGGTGCGCAACGAGACGTACGGCAACCTGGCGTTCGCCACCATCAACGAGGGGCTCGGTCGGGTGCTCCGGTTCGGGGCGAACGACGTCGACGTCTTGACCAGGCTCGCGTGGATTCGCGATGTGCTGGCCCCCGCGCTGCGCGGCGCGCTTCGGCGGAGCGGACCGATCGACCTTCGCCAGCTGATCGTCGAGGCGTTGCACCGCGGCGACGAGTGCCACAACCGGAACAAGGCGGCGACGGCGCTCTTCCTCAAGGTGGTCGCACCGCACCTCGCGCGAGCGGTCGCCGGCGGCGTCGCCGCCGACTGTTTCGAGTTCATCGGGGGGAACGATCACTTCTTCCTCAACCTGTCCATCGCCCACAGCAAGGCGCTGACGGACGCCGTGCCGTCGATCCCGGGGAGCGGGTTCGTCACCGCGATGGCCGGAAACGGGGTCCGGTTCGGGCTGCGGGTGGCCGGCCTTGGGCGCGCATGGGTGACGGCGCCGCCGGATCCGCCTGTCGGGCGATGGTTCGAGGGGTTTACTGAGGCGGACGGCGTACCGTTGATGGGCGATTCGTACGTGTCCGAGGTCGTTGGCATCGGCGCGTTCGCGATGGCGGCCGCGCCCGCGATCGCCGGGTTCATCGGCGGGAAGGCGTCCGAGATGATCGCCCACGCGTCGCGGATGTACGCGATCACGGAGGTGGAGCACCCGCTGTTCACCGTGCCGGGGCTCGATTTTCGCGGTACCCCGTGCGGCATCGACGTGGCGCGAGTGGTGGCGACCGGGATCGCGCCGATTCTCAACACCGGGGTCGCGGGCCGCAGACCCGGAATCGGACAGATCGGCGCGGGCATCGCCACGGCGCCGCTCGCGTGTTTCCGGGAGGCGCAGGCGCTGCTCGGCAACCGGGCGGAGGCGTCCGTCGACGGACCATGA